In the Acropora muricata isolate sample 2 chromosome 10, ASM3666990v1, whole genome shotgun sequence genome, one interval contains:
- the LOC136887572 gene encoding uncharacterized protein isoform X1 yields MKLQSLKLILAFGSFLLVMIVIVTDVCLLTRYDCFVVVRGINIRDISSTFKRRLFQEPFDLFENHENIGNFSSGLNQHVWDKNCLKTIESLCNFPIFPKAPDKRQAIHRTEITEQKYSTTDAHRIFGFIQPHFTGDHQFAVASNGYAEVWLSESANWRSVKEIACLKPFERSTTVSGRTFSAPRKQISSNIYLKAKSRYYIEILYVLGIQSKGEYFLRVSWKQPQESNFVVIESGSLFPFTNDSEAGKHKMYDDELPSAKSCFKEGANQGYKNKHMSMNPVRIPFLEHTAVSKALPSCEYRPSYLIDAATLKSFRKYHGVFRHVKRAHTFPFPFAEGIESVSRQQRYFTQFPLEEEEAWLVVEQYMDSLKKSYFKRYRLHSITRVEKKEDQEKGARYFIEAIVKDLVSGKKYNLAEYVFQPKGNNLPMCYPQGMQWNKTADVYLILTAKNLGRWVHHFIKNMEKIVQETNDEHLHVIIYDFDSGDIDIKDAFQRTILKNYHYITKPGRYSRARSFIEAIESVKDPDSIVVTIDMHLDIGSQFIDEVRKHCIKGKTIYAPEIVYLKCGGSSSKPKGAWYHPSYGTIAMYKQDWNDCGGFSPRFLQKTTWGGEDWDLIDNAVKGGLEVERNRSPWVYHYYHVKAGMWNSAAKFATQWLSLPSTFL; encoded by the exons ATGAAACTTCAAAGTCTTAAGTTGATTCTTGCATTTGGTTCGTTTCTTCTTGTGATGATCGTCATTGTGACTGATGTATGCCTGCTAACCCGATatgattgttttgttgttgttagagGGATAAACATAAGGGACATATCGTCAACATTTAAACGCCGGTTATTCCAAGAACCTTTTGACTTGTTCGAGAACCATGAAAACATTGGCAATTTTTCATCCGGCTTGAACCAGCATGTTTGGGATAAAAACTGCCTAAAGACAATTGAAAGTCTTTGCAATTTTCCAATCTTTCCTAAAGCACCTGATAAACGACAAGCGATTCATCGAACAGAAATCACAGAGCAGAAATATTCAACCACCGATGCACATCGGATATTTGGTTTCATACAGCCACATTTTACAGGTGATCACCAATTTGCTGTAGCTTCTAATGGCTACGCGGAAGTTTGGCTTAGCGAAAGTGCCAATTGGAGATCAGTGAAAGAGATCGCTTGCTTAAAACCGTTTGAAAGGAGTACCACGGTCTCAGGGCGAACTTTCAGTGCTCCTAGAAAACAGATTTCATCAAACATTTATTTAAAAGCTAAATCCAGGTATTACATAGAGATACTATATGTCTTAGGTATCCAAAGCAAAGGAGAATATTTTCTTCGGGTTTCGTGGAAGCAACCTCAAGAATCCAACTTTGTAGTCATCGAAAGCGGTTCTTTGTTCCCATTTACAAATGATAGTGAAGCAGGAAAGCACAAGATGTATGACGATGAATTACCAAGTGCGAAGTCGTGCTTCAAAGAAGGTGCTAATCAAGGATACAAAAACAAGCATATGAGTATGAATCCAGTGAGGATACCTTTCTTAGAGCACACAGCAGTGAGCAAAGCGCTCCCTTCATGTGAATATCGCCCAAGTTATTTAATAGATGCTGCAACTTTAAAAAGCTTTAGAAAGTATCATGGAGTGTTTAGACATGTAAAGAGAGCACACACCTTCCCATTTCCCTTTGCTGAAGGTATTGAATCAGTATCTCGACAACAGAGATATTTTACTCAATTTCCATTGGAGGAGGAAGAAGCTTGGTTAGTTGTTGAGCAATACATGGATTCACTTAAAAAGAGTTACTTCAA GAGATACAGGCTACACTCCATTACTCGTGTTGAGAAAAAGGAGGACCAGGAAAAAGGAGCAAGATATTTCATAGAGGCTATTGTCAAAGATTTAGTGAGTGGCAAAAAATATAACTTGGCAGAATATGTATTTCAACCAAAAGGAAACAACCTTCCTATGTGTTATCCTCAAGGAATGCAGTGGAACAAGACTGCAGATGTCTATCTCATACTTACAGCCAAAAACCTCGGCAGATGGGTCCACCATTTTATCAAGAATATGGAAAAAATTGTCCAAGAAACAAATGATGAGCATTTACATGTGATTATCTATGATTTTGATAGTGGAGATATAGATATCAAGGACGCCTTCCAGCGGACTATCCTTAAGAACTACCACTATATAACAAAACCTGGAAGATATTCGCGTGCTAGGTCTTTTATAGAAGCCATAGAATCTGTTAAGGACCCTGACTCTATTGTTGTCACCATAGATATGCATCTTGACATTGGAAGTCAATTTATCGACGAAGTACGCAAA CACTGTATAAAAGGAAAGACAATTTATGCTCCGGAAATAGTATACTTAAAGTGCGGTGGGAGTAGTTCGAAACCTAAAGGAGCCTGGTACCATCCAAGCTACGGAACAATCGCAATGTATAAACAGGACTGGAATGACTGCGGGGGATTCTCACCAAGATTTCTCCAAAAGACCACATGGGGAGGGGAGGACTGGGACTTAATCGACAATGCTGTCAAAGGTGGCCTGGAAGTAGAGAGAAATCGTTCACCTTGGGTGTATCATTATTATCATGTAAAAGCTGGAATGTGGAACAGTGCTGCAAAATTTGCCACACAATGGCTTTCTTTGCCTTCCACTTTCCTGTAA
- the LOC136887572 gene encoding beta-1,4-N-acetylgalactosaminyltransferase 3-like isoform X2: MKLQSLKLILAFGSFLLVMIVIVTDVCLLTRYDCFVVVRGINIRDISSTFKRRLFQEPFDLFENHENIGNFSSGLNQHVWDKNCLKTIESLCNFPIFPKAPDKRQAIHRTEITEQKYSTTDAHRIFGFIQPHFTGDHQFAVASNGYAEVWLSESANWRSVKEIACLKPFERSTTVSGRTFSAPRKQISSNIYLKAKSRYYIEILYVLGIQSKGEYFLRVSWKQPQESNFVVIESGSLFPFTNDSEAGKHKMYDDELPSAKSCFKEGANQGYKNKHMSMNPVRIPFLEHTAVSKALPSCEYRPSYLIDAATLKSFRKYHGVFRHVKRAHTFPFPFAEGIESVSRQQRYFTQFPLEEEEAWLVVEQYMDSLKKSYFKRYRLHSITRVEKKEDQEKGARYFIEAIVKDLICILTLEVNLSTKYANTV; encoded by the exons ATGAAACTTCAAAGTCTTAAGTTGATTCTTGCATTTGGTTCGTTTCTTCTTGTGATGATCGTCATTGTGACTGATGTATGCCTGCTAACCCGATatgattgttttgttgttgttagagGGATAAACATAAGGGACATATCGTCAACATTTAAACGCCGGTTATTCCAAGAACCTTTTGACTTGTTCGAGAACCATGAAAACATTGGCAATTTTTCATCCGGCTTGAACCAGCATGTTTGGGATAAAAACTGCCTAAAGACAATTGAAAGTCTTTGCAATTTTCCAATCTTTCCTAAAGCACCTGATAAACGACAAGCGATTCATCGAACAGAAATCACAGAGCAGAAATATTCAACCACCGATGCACATCGGATATTTGGTTTCATACAGCCACATTTTACAGGTGATCACCAATTTGCTGTAGCTTCTAATGGCTACGCGGAAGTTTGGCTTAGCGAAAGTGCCAATTGGAGATCAGTGAAAGAGATCGCTTGCTTAAAACCGTTTGAAAGGAGTACCACGGTCTCAGGGCGAACTTTCAGTGCTCCTAGAAAACAGATTTCATCAAACATTTATTTAAAAGCTAAATCCAGGTATTACATAGAGATACTATATGTCTTAGGTATCCAAAGCAAAGGAGAATATTTTCTTCGGGTTTCGTGGAAGCAACCTCAAGAATCCAACTTTGTAGTCATCGAAAGCGGTTCTTTGTTCCCATTTACAAATGATAGTGAAGCAGGAAAGCACAAGATGTATGACGATGAATTACCAAGTGCGAAGTCGTGCTTCAAAGAAGGTGCTAATCAAGGATACAAAAACAAGCATATGAGTATGAATCCAGTGAGGATACCTTTCTTAGAGCACACAGCAGTGAGCAAAGCGCTCCCTTCATGTGAATATCGCCCAAGTTATTTAATAGATGCTGCAACTTTAAAAAGCTTTAGAAAGTATCATGGAGTGTTTAGACATGTAAAGAGAGCACACACCTTCCCATTTCCCTTTGCTGAAGGTATTGAATCAGTATCTCGACAACAGAGATATTTTACTCAATTTCCATTGGAGGAGGAAGAAGCTTGGTTAGTTGTTGAGCAATACATGGATTCACTTAAAAAGAGTTACTTCAA GAGATACAGGCTACACTCCATTACTCGTGTTGAGAAAAAGGAGGACCAGGAAAAAGGAGCAAGATATTTCATAGAGGCTATTGTCAAAGATTTA ATATGCATCTTGACATTGGAAGTCAATTTATCGACGAAGTACGCAAA CACTGTATAA
- the LOC136932026 gene encoding uncharacterized protein, translating to MEQDSSQTRFPINGNDKEKTITTLAFFAFGFILYAVDSLNIAAAPDILAGSDIPTSAVLSCVVGPYTLITLVCPYFLQKIPYLVRTIVVFLLYVAGLLGLVYTDHVQGKLLAVCLVSLAVGVGEMSSIAMTSFYHEAVVGVFSAGTGVGFIAAPLYYTAMTTWLCVSPEKTTLTSIGLVVLNVVFYFLMERKHSNSIEGAQQAIHKDFTYEKIPEGSNTDASNPPVLTRDVKLKALKEICPSMMCVAISLLSEFLVMQAVFTTYAFPNSPFPPRDHYEYYLNLFLLGELIGRSYLALVSFVKEELVPKLMVKKLWALTIVEVCILIFCLFATWYRFLPDITTLLLLSFLGGLIIGIIYANVLQVFTESYEFPLREFVLGFVAFAVGIGMFAAGLLGLVVEPLLRQHCLTIADLAEYCFTRTDPNAAFNVTSSCHK from the exons ATGGAACAAGACTCTTCGCAGACAAGATTTCCAATTAATGgaaatgacaaagaaaagaCCATTACAACATTAGCGTTTTTCGCGTTTGGCTTCATCCTGTACGCGGTTGATTCCTTGAACATCGCAGCGGCGCCGGACATTTTAGCTGGCAGCGACATCCCAACTTCAGCCGTGCTATCGTGTGTCGTAGGACCATATACTCTAATAACTTTGGTCTGCCCTTATTTCCTTCAAAAGATCCCGTATCTTGTCCGAACCATTGTAGTCTTTCTCCTTTATGTAGCCGGCTTGCTCGGCCTCGTTTACACGGATCACGTGCAAGGCAAGTTACTCGCTGTCTGTCTTGTTTCATTGGCGGTGGGTGTTGGTGAGATGTCAAGCATAGCAATGACATCGTTTTACCATGAAGCGGTGGTTGGAGTCTTCTCAGCAGGTACTGGCGTAGGATTCATTGCGGCACCACTTTATTACACAG CTATGACAACGTGGTTGTGTGTTTCACCAGAGAAAACAACGTTGACGTCGATAGGCCTTGTAGTTCTTAATGtggtgttttattttttaatggaGAGGAAACACAGTAATTCCATAGAAGGCGCACAGCAAGCGATACATAAAGACTTTACGTACGAAAAGATACCTGAAGGCAGCAATACTGACGCTTCCAACCCTCCTGTGTTAACAAGAGATGTAAAACTCAAGGCCTTGAAGGAAATTTGTCCCTCAATGATGTGTGTCGCGATTTCGTTGCTGTCAGAATTTTTAGTCATGCAAGCTGTCTTCACGACCTATGCTTTTCCAAACTCACCCTTCCCTCCTCGGGATCATTATGAATACTACCTAAACTTATTCCTATTGGGAGAACTCATTGGTAGATCATACCTCGCATTAGTTTCCTTTGTAAAAGAAGAACTCGTTCCAAAACTAATGGTTAAAAAACTATGGGCGTTGACAATCGTAGAAGTCTGTATTCTTATTTTCTGCTTGTTCGCGACTTGGTACCGTTTCCTTCCAGACATCACAACGTTACTCCTGTTGTCGTTTCTTGGTGGACTCATCATTGGCATCATCTACGCCAACGTGCTGCAAGTTTTCACTGAATCGTACGAGTTTCCATTGAGGGAGTTTGTTTTGGGTTTTGTGGCCTTTGCGGTCGGTATCGGCATGTTTGCTGCCGGTCTTCTTGGCCTTGTGGTAGAGCCATTACTTAGACAACACTGCCTGACAATTGCTGATCTCGCAGAGTACTGTTTTACCAGAACCGACCCCAATGCGGCCTTTAATGTAACTTCGTCCTGCCATAAATGA